From Oenanthe melanoleuca isolate GR-GAL-2019-014 chromosome 18, OMel1.0, whole genome shotgun sequence, a single genomic window includes:
- the MYADML2 gene encoding myeloid-associated differentiation marker-like protein 2, translating to MESTGGPYLNTAALTSPVGIARLLQMTFGCTTFSLVAHQGGFSAAYGTFCMFVWTFCFAITVFIITCEFTHLHSCLSLSWGNFTAAFAMLATLMSITAAVIYPLYFVQVGCYPIGCEVRDFRIAASVFAGLLFVTYATEVFLTRAKPGQVTSYMATVSGLLKIVQAFVACIIFGALVNDSQYGKYVATQWCVAVYSFCFVVTVVVVAFSVTGKTALLWFPFERSVVIYTFGAVLLYTSAAVIWPVFCFDSKYGSPRRPGLCAKGKCPWDSQLVIAIFTYVNLLLYVLDLAYSQRIRFVSHL from the coding sequence ATGGAGAGCACAGGAGGGCCGTATCTGAACACGGCTGCGCTGACTTCCCCTGTAGGAATAGCTCGATTGCTGCAGATGACCTTCGGATGCACCACGTTCAGCCTGGTTGCGCACCAGGGGGGGTTCAGTGCTGCCTACGGCACCTTCTGCATGTTTGTCTGGACCTTCTGCTTTGCCATCACTGTGTTCATCATCACCTGTGAGTTcacacacctgcacagctgcctgAGCCTCTCCTGGGGAAACTTCACCGCCGCCTTTGCCATGCTTGCCACGCTCATGTCCATCACGGCTGCAGTGATCTACCCGCTCTACTTCGTCCAGGTGGGCTGTTACCCCATCGGCTGCGAGGTGAGGGATTTCCGCATCGCCGCCAGCGTCTTCGCGGGCCTCCTGTTTGTCACCTATGCCACTGAGGTGTTCCTAACCAGGGCGAAACCAGGACAAGTCACCAGCTACATGGCCACTGTCTCTGGGCTCCTGAAAATCGTTCAGGCCTTTGTGGCCTGCATCATCTTTGGGGCACTGGTGAACGACAGCCAATATGGTAAATACGTGGCGACGCAGTGGTGTGTGGCTGTCTACAGCTTTTGCTTTGTGGTGACAGTGGTGGTAGTGGCCTTCAGTGTCACAGGTAAGACTGCATTGCTGTGGTTCCCTTTTGAGCGTTCTGTGGTCATCTACAcctttggggctgtgctgctctacACGAGTGCTGCGGTCATCTGGCCAGTGTTCTGCTTTGACAGCAAGTACGGCTCCCCGCGACGCCCTGGCCTCTGTGCCAAGGGCAAGTGCCCCTGGGACAGCCAGCTGGTGATTGCCATCTTCACCTATGTCAACCTGCTGCTCTATGTCTTGGACCTGGCGTACTCGCAGCGCATCCGCTTTGTCTCACACCTCTGA
- the NOTUM gene encoding palmitoleoyl-protein carboxylesterase NOTUM — translation MLAAWERAAGSCASSRAAEPAPPALPSSPAADPRPRGWRGGARRSAGGAARRRGLAAAAASGGWRRAAMGTAAVHLLLLLGLLHAGPGGEGRKGWRRRGPAVRERGEAAAAAAESFPLDFTAVEGNMDSFMAQVKSLAQSLYPCSAQALPHDLRLHLLHNASVTCNDGSPAGYYLKESKGSRRWLLFLEGGWYCFNRENCDTRYDTMRRLMSSREWPATRVGTGILSSQPEENPHWWNANMVFIPYCSSDVWSGASSKSEKNEYAFMGALIIQEVIKELVGKGLSTAKVLLLAGSSAGGTGVLLNVDRVAEQLEEMGYQGIQVRGLADSGWFLDNKQYRRTDCIDTITCAPTEAIRRGIRYWNGIVPERCKLQFKEGEEWNCFFGYKIYPTLRCPVFVVQWLFDEAQLTVDNVHLTGQPVQEGQWLYIQNLGRELRNTLKDVTASFAPACLSHEIITRNHWTDIQVKGTSLPRALHCWDRSLHESNKNGKAPLKGCPIHLIDSCPWPHCNPSCPTIRDQFTGQEMNVIQFLMHMGFDVQKMAQQQGLEPSKLLGMLSSGN, via the exons ATGCTCGCCGCCTGGGAACGGGCGGCgggctcctgtgccagcagccgCGCCGCCGAGCCCGCGCCGCCGGCGCTCCCCTCTTCGCCCGCCGCCGACCCCCGTCCCCGCGGGTggcgcggcggggcgcggcggagcgcgggcggcgctgcccggcgccGGGGACTGGCTGCCGCCGCGGCGAGCGGCGGGTGGCGGCGTGCGGCGATGGGCACGGCGGCGGtgcacctcctgctgctgttggggCTGCTGCACGCCGGGCCCGGCGGCgagggcaggaagggctggcGGCGGCGAGGCCCGGCGGTCCGCGAGCgcggcgaggcggcggcggcggcggccgagAGCTTCCCGCTGGACTTCACCGCCGTGGAGGGCAACATGGACAGCTTCATGGCGCAGGTCAAGAGCCTGGCGCAGTCGCTGTACCCCTGCTCGGCCCAGGCGCTGCCTCACGACCTGCgcctgcacctcctgcacaACGCCTCGGTCACCTGCAACGACGGCAGCCCGGCCGG CTACTACCTGAAGGAGTCCAAAGGCAGTCGGCGGTGGCTGCTGTTCCTGGAAG GAGGGTGGTACTGCTTCAACAGGGAGAACTGCGACACCCGCTACGACACCATGCGGCGGCTGATGAGCTCCCGGGAGTGGCCTGCGACCCGCGTGG GAACTGGGATCCTGTCCTCTCAGCCAGAAGAAAATCCCCACTGGTGGAATGCAAACATGGT ATTCATCCCATATTGCTCAAGTGATGTTTGGAGCGGTGCCTCTTCCAAGTCTGAGAAAA ATGAATATGCCTTCATGGGAGCACTGATCATACAGGAGGTTATAAAGGAGCTGGTGGGAAAAGGTCTGAGCACTGCAAAAGTATTGCTACTAGCAGGGAGCAG tgctggagggacaggagtgCTCCTGAACGTGGATCgagtggcagagcagctggaggagatgggTTACCAAGGGATCCAGGTTCGGGGCTTGGCAGACTCGGGGTGGTTCCTGGATAACAAACAGTATCGCAGAACAGACTGCATTGACACCATCACCTGTGCTCCAACAGAGGCCATCAGAAGAGGAATAAG ATACTGGAATGGCATTGTTCCCGAACGCTGTAAGCTGCAGTTTAAAGAGGGAGAGGAATGGAATTGCTTCTTTGGATATAAGATTTACCCCACTCTTCGAT GCCCAGTCTTTGTTGTTCAGTGGCTCTTTGATGAGGCCCAGCTTACTGTAGACAATGTACACCTAACTGGCCAGCCTGTTCAGGAAGGGCAGTGGCTCTACATCCAGAATTTGGGTAGAGAGCTGAGAAACACCTTGAAGGATGTGAC tgcAAGCTTTGCTCCTGCCTGTTTGTCCCACGAGATCATCACACGCAA CCACTGGACTGACATCCAGGTGAAGGGGACATCGTTACCCCGTGCCCTGCACTGTTGGGATCGGAGCCTCCATGAGAGCAACAAAAATGGGAAGGCTCCTCTGAAAGGCTGCCCAATTCACCTGATTGACAGCTGTCCATGGCCTCACTGCAACCCCTCGTGCCCCACAATCAGGGACCAGTTCACAGGGCAGGAGATGAATGTGATCCAGTTCCTCATGCACATGGGCTTTGATGTTCAGAagatggcacagcagcagggcctggagcCCAGTAAActcctggggatgctcagcagTGGTAACTAG